One segment of Variovorax sp. PAMC28562 DNA contains the following:
- a CDS encoding lytic transglycosylase domain-containing protein, translating into MKLAFEATAQGFRTFVSDVADGFFEMTHNGFALVGLAIVFAAIALVARPDLREQGEEQLMSWLQSRKPVPAVPEVLVSDLDPTAIERTTATSPLDLPKQQAAVAYWLSKKYRVAAEPLSALVAEAYDLGKRSKLDPTLILAIMAVESSFNPFAQSQVGAQGLMQVMTRVHGDKYESAGGTLTAFDPVTNMRVGVKVLQECIARAGSLEGGLRYYVGAANLEDDGGYAGKVMAEHGRLRQVADGRSPPTTTAPTPALRAQATPAPAPLAKPAEAAADKLALLGDL; encoded by the coding sequence ATGAAACTGGCATTCGAAGCCACAGCCCAAGGATTCAGGACATTCGTGTCCGACGTGGCCGACGGTTTTTTCGAGATGACCCACAACGGCTTTGCGTTGGTAGGACTGGCCATAGTGTTTGCGGCCATAGCCCTGGTAGCGCGGCCCGACTTGCGTGAACAAGGCGAAGAGCAGCTCATGAGCTGGCTCCAGTCGCGCAAGCCCGTGCCCGCCGTGCCTGAAGTCCTCGTGAGCGATCTCGATCCCACCGCGATCGAGCGCACGACGGCGACCAGTCCGCTCGACTTGCCCAAGCAACAAGCCGCAGTGGCTTACTGGCTCAGCAAGAAATACCGCGTTGCGGCAGAGCCCTTGAGCGCACTCGTCGCCGAGGCCTATGACCTCGGCAAGCGAAGCAAGCTCGATCCGACTTTGATCCTTGCAATCATGGCAGTCGAATCCAGCTTCAACCCGTTTGCGCAAAGCCAGGTTGGCGCGCAAGGGCTGATGCAGGTCATGACGCGGGTGCACGGGGATAAGTACGAGAGCGCCGGCGGCACGCTGACGGCGTTCGATCCGGTGACCAACATGCGTGTTGGCGTCAAGGTGCTGCAGGAATGCATCGCTCGCGCCGGTTCGCTCGAAGGCGGCTTGCGCTATTACGTGGGCGCGGCCAACCTGGAAGACGACGGCGGCTACGCTGGCAAAGTAATGGCCGAGCACGGACGGCTGCGTCAGGTCGCCGACGGGCGCTCACCACCGACAACGACCGCACCCACACCAGCGTTGCGTGCGCAAGCGACACCAGCCCCGGCTCCCTTGGCAAAACCGGCTGAAGCTGCCGCAGACAAGTTAGCCTTGTTGGGCGATTTGTAG
- the glyA gene encoding serine hydroxymethyltransferase — protein sequence MYPRNILVEQTDPEIWAAIQAENARQEQHIELIASENYASPAVMQAQGSQLTNKYAEGYPGKRYYGGCEFVDIAEQLAIDRIKQIFGADAANVQPHCGASANEAVMLAFLKPGDTIMGMSLAEGGHLTHGMPLNISGKWFNVVSYGLDAKEEIDYDAMERKAREHLPKLIIAGASAYSLRIDFERFAKVAKDIGAIFMVDIAHYAGLVAAGVYPNPVPFADVVTSTTHKSLRGPRGGIILMKSQHEKAINSAIFPGLQGGPLMHVIAAKAVAFKEAMTPEFKAYQQQVVKNAQIVADTLTERGLRIVSGRTESHVMLVDLRAKGITGKEAEAVLGSAHMTINKNAIPNDPEKPMVTSGVRIGTPAMTTRGFKDEEARQTAHLIADVLENPRDEANIDAVRVRVHALTSRFPVYS from the coding sequence ATGTATCCGCGCAATATTCTGGTCGAACAGACCGATCCTGAAATCTGGGCTGCTATCCAGGCCGAGAACGCTCGCCAGGAACAGCACATCGAGCTGATCGCGAGCGAAAACTACGCCTCGCCTGCCGTCATGCAGGCGCAAGGCTCACAGCTCACCAACAAGTACGCTGAAGGCTATCCTGGCAAGCGCTATTACGGCGGCTGCGAGTTCGTCGACATCGCCGAACAATTGGCCATCGACCGTATCAAGCAGATTTTTGGCGCCGACGCTGCCAATGTTCAGCCGCATTGCGGCGCCTCTGCCAACGAAGCCGTGATGCTGGCCTTTTTGAAGCCCGGCGACACCATCATGGGCATGAGTCTGGCCGAAGGCGGCCACCTGACGCACGGCATGCCGCTCAACATCAGCGGCAAGTGGTTCAACGTGGTGAGCTATGGGCTCGACGCCAAGGAAGAAATCGACTACGACGCCATGGAGCGCAAAGCGCGTGAGCATCTGCCCAAGCTCATCATCGCCGGCGCCTCGGCGTATTCACTGCGCATCGATTTCGAGCGTTTCGCCAAGGTGGCGAAAGACATCGGTGCGATCTTCATGGTCGACATCGCGCACTACGCCGGTCTGGTCGCGGCGGGCGTGTACCCCAACCCGGTCCCCTTCGCGGATGTCGTTACCTCGACGACGCACAAGAGCCTGCGCGGCCCGCGCGGCGGCATCATCCTGATGAAGTCGCAGCATGAAAAAGCCATCAACAGCGCGATCTTTCCTGGCTTGCAAGGCGGTCCACTGATGCACGTGATCGCAGCCAAGGCCGTCGCCTTCAAGGAAGCCATGACGCCTGAGTTCAAGGCTTACCAGCAGCAGGTCGTGAAAAATGCGCAGATCGTCGCCGACACGCTGACCGAACGCGGCTTGCGCATCGTGAGCGGCCGCACCGAAAGCCACGTGATGCTGGTCGACCTGCGCGCCAAGGGGATCACCGGCAAGGAAGCCGAAGCGGTACTCGGCAGCGCGCATATGACGATCAACAAGAACGCCATTCCCAACGACCCTGAAAAGCCGATGGTGACCAGCGGCGTTCGCATCGGCACGCCGGCCATGACGACGCGCGGCTTCAAGGACGAAGAAGCGCGCCAGACAGCCCATCTGATCGCCGACGTGCTCGAGAACCCACGCGATGAAGCGAACATCGACGCGGTACGCGTCAGGGTACATGCGTTGACCAGCCGCTTCCCGGTCTACAGCTGA
- the nrdR gene encoding transcriptional regulator NrdR encodes MKCPFCGHLETQVVETRVSEDADFVRRRRQCADCDKRFTTYERPEVNFPAVVKKDGSRADFDSRKVRASMVLALRKRPVSIEQIDSALMRIEQKLLSSGLREIDSAKVGELVMRELKRLDKVAYVRFASVYRSFEDVDEFRQLLRDI; translated from the coding sequence ATGAAATGTCCTTTTTGCGGTCACCTCGAAACGCAGGTCGTCGAGACCCGTGTTTCAGAAGACGCGGATTTTGTGCGCAGGCGCCGTCAGTGCGCCGACTGCGACAAGCGCTTCACCACCTACGAGCGGCCGGAGGTCAACTTTCCTGCGGTCGTCAAGAAAGATGGCAGCCGTGCCGACTTCGATTCGCGCAAGGTTCGTGCGTCGATGGTGTTGGCGCTGCGCAAGCGACCAGTGAGCATCGAACAAATCGACAGCGCCCTCATGCGCATCGAGCAAAAGCTGCTGTCCAGTGGGTTGCGGGAAATCGACTCGGCCAAGGTCGGCGAACTGGTCATGCGCGAACTCAAGCGGCTCGACAAGGTTGCTTATGTCCGCTTCGCGTCGGTGTATCGGAGCTTCGAAGACGTGGATGAATTCAGGCAGTTGCTGCGCGACATTTAG
- a CDS encoding GspH/FimT family pseudopilin, with the protein MRRTSVLPAHSSKPIHLVSGFTAIELMVVVSIVGILAALAAPSFRSVVENYRVRRATEDLVSTIYLARAEGIKRGGGVVLRKAGAANCSGSTQIEQWDCGWFVFVDSNGNKLIDPGEETIQTAPAATGVSITFTLHNALASVDRWGQFSGAGAFGFVVRPSGNTSAASTTALCMSSGGRLATRKGVASCQA; encoded by the coding sequence ATGCGACGCACATCCGTACTCCCTGCCCATTCGTCAAAGCCGATTCACCTCGTCTCTGGCTTCACGGCCATCGAGTTGATGGTTGTCGTGTCGATCGTCGGAATACTGGCCGCGCTCGCCGCGCCGAGCTTCCGTAGCGTCGTCGAAAACTACCGCGTCCGACGCGCTACCGAAGACCTCGTCTCCACCATCTATCTGGCGCGCGCGGAAGGCATCAAACGCGGTGGCGGCGTCGTGCTTCGCAAGGCTGGCGCAGCGAATTGCAGCGGCTCGACTCAAATCGAGCAGTGGGATTGCGGCTGGTTCGTCTTTGTGGACTCGAACGGCAACAAGCTCATCGACCCGGGCGAAGAAACGATTCAAACCGCGCCTGCGGCGACGGGCGTCTCCATCACCTTCACTTTGCACAACGCGCTGGCGTCTGTCGACCGCTGGGGACAGTTCAGCGGTGCCGGCGCGTTCGGCTTTGTCGTGCGACCCTCCGGCAACACATCGGCTGCCAGTACAACGGCTCTGTGCATGAGCAGCGGCGGTCGTTTGGCAACACGCAAAGGGGTGGCCTCATGCCAGGCCTGA
- the pilV gene encoding type IV pilus modification protein PilV, producing the protein MPGLKRQSGVSLIESLVATTILAIGSLGLLTVQIRTLAETQTSVHRAQAVRAIEDLAERIKANPDGFGQLRTGAYASPWDATPIVASDACDVNACSPAELARSDIAQWRKTIARTLPLGQANVFTDESVAAADRRQLGVMVGWRANERTGDGVSPFDLKVDDAGVACPEGLICHLVYVQP; encoded by the coding sequence ATGCCAGGCCTGAAACGACAAAGCGGCGTCTCGCTCATCGAATCGCTGGTCGCGACGACGATTCTGGCGATCGGCAGCCTTGGCCTGCTCACCGTCCAGATCCGCACCTTGGCCGAAACGCAGACCAGCGTGCACCGGGCGCAGGCCGTTCGCGCCATCGAGGATCTGGCAGAGCGCATCAAGGCCAACCCGGACGGCTTCGGCCAGCTCCGCACTGGCGCATACGCAAGCCCATGGGACGCGACGCCCATCGTTGCGTCGGATGCCTGCGATGTCAACGCATGCAGCCCGGCTGAGCTGGCCCGATCGGACATCGCCCAGTGGCGAAAGACGATCGCCCGCACCTTGCCGCTGGGACAAGCGAACGTGTTCACCGATGAATCGGTTGCCGCTGCCGACCGACGCCAGCTGGGTGTGATGGTGGGTTGGCGCGCGAACGAGCGGACGGGCGATGGCGTCTCGCCGTTCGATCTGAAAGTAGATGACGCAGGTGTCGCTTGTCCCGAGGGACTTATCTGCCATCTCGTCTATGTGCAGCCCTGA